A genomic segment from Limosilactobacillus sp. encodes:
- the ileS gene encoding isoleucine--tRNA ligase — protein MRVKDTLNIGRTKFPMRGKLPVTEAQREQLWEENKVYQLRQKLNEGKPTFVLHDGPPYANGNIHIGHAMNKISKDFIVRYKSMTGYRAPYVPGWDTHGLPIEHQLTKAGYDRKKMSTSEFRDLCRKYALEQVDKQRTDFKRLGVSGDWDHPYLTLAKEFEAAQIRVFGEFAKKGLLYQAKKPVYWSWSSESALAEAEVEYHDVVAKTAFFAEQIKDGKGILDDNTYLVAWTTTPWTVPASEAVAVNAKFDYSVVKPAGDDRKFVLATDLLESVAEKFGWEDYEVVSHLSGADMEGMTTKHPYLDRDILVGTADYVTADAGTGMVHTAPGYGDDDYHFGIKYHLPILAPITAQGVLTKENGPDFDGVFYQDADDISLKKLEESGALLLQEPLKHSYPFDWRTKKPIIFRATDQWFVSIEKMRQDILDALEKVEYHPSWGKVRLRNMIKDRGDWVISRQRVWGVPLPIFYAEDGTPIMEEETINHVADLFAKYGSNVWFDRDAKDLLPEGYTNEHSPHGKFTKETDIMDVWFDSGSSHQGVLAERDYLTYPADMYLEGSDQYRGWFNSSLITSVVCSGQAPYKAVISQGFTLDKHGKKMSKSMGNVIDPNKVVKQMGAEIIRLWVMSADTSADVRVSMGTFQQISEAYRKLRNTFRFLLANTSDFNAAEDTVSYEKLEAVDQYMLVNFNRFLKQMRTDFDQYDFLDAYKLLINFVNNDLSAFYMNVAKDVLYIEPADSHVRRSMQTVFYQILVSLVKLLTPILPHTTEEVWGYMNEPEEFVQLTDIPEARDYDGAADLLDKWTGFMEVRSHVLKGLEEARNAKLLSKASQAQIDLYLNDAQTRLLDSLDADIALLLGVPALHIHPLDEAPDSADKYDDGVAVTVTAAPGETCARCRMVKEDVGSDSAYSTLCARCAQIVRTNFPETVAEGLEK, from the coding sequence ATGCGGGTTAAAGACACGCTTAACATCGGTCGGACCAAGTTCCCCATGCGTGGGAAGCTGCCGGTCACCGAGGCCCAACGCGAACAGCTTTGGGAAGAAAACAAGGTTTATCAACTGCGACAAAAATTAAATGAGGGCAAGCCAACCTTCGTGCTCCACGATGGCCCTCCGTACGCCAACGGGAACATTCACATTGGCCACGCCATGAACAAGATTTCCAAGGACTTCATCGTCCGCTACAAGTCGATGACCGGCTACCGGGCACCGTACGTTCCGGGCTGGGATACCCATGGTCTGCCGATTGAACACCAGCTGACCAAGGCCGGCTACGACCGCAAGAAGATGTCGACCAGTGAGTTCCGTGACCTCTGCCGCAAGTACGCCTTGGAACAGGTTGACAAGCAGCGGACCGACTTCAAGCGCCTTGGGGTCAGCGGTGACTGGGACCACCCGTACCTGACGCTGGCCAAGGAATTTGAAGCCGCCCAGATCCGAGTCTTCGGCGAATTTGCCAAGAAGGGGCTGCTCTACCAGGCCAAGAAGCCAGTTTACTGGTCATGGTCCTCCGAATCCGCCCTGGCCGAAGCCGAGGTTGAATACCACGACGTCGTTGCCAAGACGGCCTTCTTCGCCGAACAGATCAAGGACGGCAAGGGGATCTTGGACGACAACACCTACCTGGTTGCCTGGACCACCACCCCATGGACCGTTCCGGCTTCCGAGGCCGTGGCGGTCAACGCCAAGTTTGATTACTCCGTGGTCAAGCCAGCCGGTGATGACCGGAAGTTTGTCCTGGCAACCGACCTGCTCGAATCCGTTGCCGAAAAGTTCGGCTGGGAAGACTACGAGGTTGTTTCCCACCTGAGCGGGGCCGACATGGAAGGCATGACCACCAAGCACCCGTACCTGGACCGCGACATCCTCGTCGGGACGGCCGACTACGTTACTGCCGATGCCGGTACCGGGATGGTCCACACCGCCCCGGGCTATGGTGACGACGACTACCACTTTGGGATCAAGTACCACCTGCCAATCTTGGCACCAATTACCGCCCAGGGGGTCCTGACCAAGGAAAACGGCCCCGACTTCGATGGCGTCTTCTACCAGGATGCCGATGACATCTCCTTGAAGAAGCTGGAAGAATCCGGTGCGCTCCTCCTGCAGGAACCGCTGAAGCACTCCTATCCATTTGACTGGCGGACCAAGAAGCCGATCATCTTCCGGGCCACCGACCAGTGGTTCGTTTCCATCGAAAAGATGCGCCAGGACATCCTGGACGCCCTGGAAAAGGTTGAATACCACCCATCATGGGGGAAGGTTCGCCTGCGCAACATGATCAAGGACCGTGGCGACTGGGTTATCTCCCGTCAGCGGGTCTGGGGCGTGCCGCTGCCGATCTTCTACGCCGAAGATGGCACCCCGATCATGGAGGAAGAAACGATCAACCACGTCGCCGATCTCTTCGCCAAGTACGGCTCCAACGTCTGGTTCGACCGTGACGCTAAGGATCTCCTGCCGGAAGGCTACACCAACGAGCATTCACCTCACGGCAAGTTCACCAAGGAAACCGACATCATGGACGTCTGGTTCGACTCCGGTTCTTCCCACCAGGGTGTCTTAGCCGAGCGGGACTACCTGACCTACCCGGCCGACATGTACCTGGAAGGGTCCGACCAGTACCGTGGCTGGTTCAACTCCAGTCTGATCACCAGCGTGGTCTGCTCCGGCCAGGCTCCTTACAAGGCCGTCATTTCCCAAGGATTTACCCTGGATAAGCACGGCAAGAAGATGAGTAAGTCGATGGGGAACGTCATCGACCCGAACAAGGTGGTTAAGCAGATGGGGGCCGAAATCATTCGGCTCTGGGTCATGAGTGCCGACACCTCCGCCGACGTCCGTGTTTCGATGGGGACCTTCCAGCAGATCTCCGAGGCCTACCGGAAGCTGCGGAACACCTTCCGCTTCCTGCTGGCCAACACCAGCGACTTCAACGCCGCTGAGGACACCGTTTCCTACGAGAAGCTCGAGGCCGTCGACCAGTACATGCTGGTCAACTTCAACCGCTTCTTGAAGCAGATGCGGACGGACTTCGACCAGTACGACTTCCTGGACGCTTACAAGCTCCTGATCAACTTCGTCAACAACGACCTGTCCGCCTTCTACATGAACGTGGCCAAGGACGTCCTCTACATCGAACCGGCCGACTCCCACGTTCGCCGCTCGATGCAGACGGTCTTCTACCAGATCCTGGTCAGCCTGGTTAAGCTCCTGACGCCAATTCTGCCGCACACGACGGAAGAGGTTTGGGGCTACATGAATGAACCAGAAGAATTCGTTCAGCTGACCGACATTCCGGAGGCCCGCGACTACGATGGGGCCGCCGACCTGCTCGACAAGTGGACGGGCTTCATGGAAGTTCGCTCCCACGTCCTGAAGGGCTTGGAAGAGGCCCGGAACGCCAAGCTGCTCAGCAAGGCTTCCCAGGCCCAGATCGACCTCTACTTAAACGACGCTCAGACCCGGCTGCTTGACAGCCTGGACGCAGACATCGCCCTGTTGCTCGGCGTTCCCGCCCTGCACATTCACCCGTTGG